Proteins encoded within one genomic window of Lampris incognitus isolate fLamInc1 chromosome 19, fLamInc1.hap2, whole genome shotgun sequence:
- the LOC130130170 gene encoding arylamine N-acetyltransferase, pineal gland isozyme NAT-3-like, with amino-acid sequence MDPRGYLLRIGYAAPAAPSTLSALRSLHNSHLLSVPFENLTVHSGGRVQLDLPPLYDKIVRRRRGGFCYENNTLFSWLLSQVGFQVTLLSCQVRNSITCRYGPPFDHLALMVALGGQRWLCDVGFGALGFRDPLSLDTGEPQRQGHRVYRVRKASDMHFLEGKGQGDVKEEEWVEIYKFTLQPRRPEDFAEMCVYHQTSPSSLFFCKSLCSQLQPGGRLTYIGHKLISTTFPTQQPGSTLHIVTRELEDEEIPVILKEHFGVVLTSPLIPKDEAITPPLTMY; translated from the coding sequence ATGGACCCACGGGGGTATTTGTTGCGCATTGGCTACGCGGCCCCGGCGGCGCCGTCCACTCTGAGCGCGCTGCGGTCCCTGCACAACAGCCATCTGCTGTCGGTGCCCTTCGAAAACCTGACCGTGCACAGCGGCGGGCGGGTACAGCTGGACCTGCCGCCCCTGTATGACAAAATTGTCCGACGACGTAGAGGGGGGTTCTGTTACGAGAACAACACCCTGTTTTCCTGGCTACTCTCCCAAGTAGGTTTCCAGGTCACCTTGCTCTCGTGTCAAGTCAGGAATTCCATAACCTGCAGATACGGGCCCCCCTTCGACCACTTGGCCTTAATGGTGGCCCTTGGGGGCCAGCGTTGGCTGTGCGACGTCGGCTTCGGTGCGCTGGGCTTTCGTGACCCTCTTTCCCTGGACACCGGCGAGCCTCAGAGACAAGGCCACCGGGTGTATCGCGTCAGAAAGGCCTCGGACATGCACTTTCTGGAGGGGAAAGGGCAGGGAGACGTAAAAGAAGAGGAGTGGGTGGAGATCTACAAGTTCACGCTGCAACCTCGGCGCCCGGAGGACTTTGCTGAGATGTGCGTCTATCACCAGACCTCCCCCAGCTCCCTCTTCTTCTGCAAGTCCCTCTGCTCCCAGTTGCAGCCGGGTGGGAGGCTCACCTACATCGGGCATAAACTTATCTCCACCACATTCCCCACCCAGCAACCGGGGAGTACATTACACATCGTTACCAGAGAACTAGAGGACGAGGAGATTCCCGTTATTCTCAAGGAACATTTTGGAGTTGTGCTGACCTCCCCGCTTATCCCGAAGGATGAGGCAATCACACCACCTTTAACCATGTACTGA
- the LOC130130168 gene encoding E3 ubiquitin-protein ligase MARCHF6-like isoform X2, giving the protein MDAAEEADICRVCRSEGTPDKPLYHPCVCTGSIKFIHQECLVQWLKHSRKEYCELCKHRFAFTPIYSPDMPSRLPIQDICAGLLTSVGTAIRYWFHYTLVAFAWLGVVPLTACRIYKCLFTGSVSSLLTLPLDMLSTENLLADCLQGCFVVTCTLCAFISLVWLREQIVHGGAPQWLEQHQPAPPNAAGQPNEAQGAGQGAADDVPQPAPADPPAQNEAEPEPPDVPPDQGDDPELEEEEGAAADDAEANNGAQDDMNWNALEWDRAAEELTWERMLGLDGSLVFLEHVFWVVSLNTLFILVFAFCPYHLGHFSVVGLGFEEYVQASHFEGLITTIVGYILLAMTLILCHGLAALVRFQRSRRLLGVCYIVVKVSLLVVVEIGVFPLICGWWLDICSLEMFDASLKDRELSFKSAPGTTMFLHWLVGMVYVFYFASFILLLREVLRPGVLWFLRNLNDPDFNPVQEMIHLPIYRHMRRFILSVVVFGSIVLLMLWLPIRLIKLLLPAFLPYNVMLYSDAPVSELSLELLLLQVVLPALLEQGHTRQWLKGLVRAWTVSAGYLLDLHSYLLGEQEDNDTNQPVNNNNNNNPPAGHHNNNNNNPAPAVGEGLHAAHQAILQQGGPVGFQPYHRPLRFPVRIVLLIAFMCITLLLASLVCLTLPVFTGRWLMSFWTGNSKIHELYTAACGLYVCWLSIRGVTVLLAWMPQGRTVIMLKVQEWTLMILKTVVVALLVAGVIPLLLGLLFELVIVAPLRVPLDQTPLFYPWQDWALGVLHAKIIAAITLMGPQWWLKTVIEQVYANGIRNIDLQFIIRKLAAPVISVLLLSLCVPYVIAAGVVPAVGTWLVRGLSTTNAKLGERALFRLPTLSQNSRL; this is encoded by the exons ATGGATGCCGCCGAGGAAG CGGATATTTGCCGTGTGTGCCGCTCCGAGGGGACCCCGGACAAGCCCCTCTACCACCCCTGTGTCTGCACAGGCAGCATTAAATTCATCCACCAGGAGTG CTTGGTCCAGTGGCTGAAGCACAGCAGGAAGGAGTATTGTGAATTATGCAAGCACAGATTTGCTTTCACACCAA TTTATTCCCCAGACATGCCCTCCCGTCTGCCCATCCAGGACATTTGTGCTGGTCTGCTGACCAGTGTGGGCACAGCCATACGCTACTGGTTCCATTATACACTGGTGGCTTTTGCATGGCTCGGTGTTGTTCCACTAACAGCAT GTCGCATCTACAAGTGTCTCTTTACCGGCTCTGTGAGCTCGCTCTtgacactgcctctggacatgctctcCAC GGAGAACCTACTAGCAGACTGTCTGCAGGGCTGCTTTGTGGTCACCTGCACCCTGTGTGCGTTTATTAGCCTAGTGTGGCTCAGAGAACAAATTGTCCATGGTGGCGCCCCCCAGTGGCTAGAGCAGCATCAGCCAGCGCCGCCCAATGCTGCCGGACAACCCAATGAG GCACAAGGTGCAGGTCAGGGGGCAGCTGACGACGTGCCACAGCCAGCCCCTGCAGATCCACCAGCCCAGAACGAGGCAGAACCTGAGCCTCCCGATGTCCCGCCGGACCAGGGTGACGACCccgagctggaggaggaggagggtgcagCTGCCGATGACGCAGAGGCCAACAATGGAGCACAAG aTGACATGAACTGGAATGCTTTGGAGTGGGACAGGGCAGCCGAGGAGCTCACCTGGGAGAGG ATGCTCGGCCTGGATGGCTCGCTGGTGTTCTTG gAGCATGTGTTTTGGGTGGTGTCTCTCAACACGCTCTTCATCCTGGTCTTTG cCTTCTGTCCCTACCATCTTGGGCACTTTTCTGTTGTGGGCCTTGGCTTTGAGGAATAT GTTCAGGCCTCCCACTTTGAGGGCCTAATCACAACCATCGTAGGCTACATCCTTCTGGCCATGACTCTCATCCTTTGTCAC GGACTGGCTGCTCTGGTCAGGTTCCAACGCTCGCGGCGTCTCCTGGGAGTTTGCTACATCGTTGTCAAG GTCTCTCTGCTGGTTGTAGTGGAGATTGGAGTCTTTCCACTCATCTGTGGCTGGTGGCTTGACATCTGCTCTTTA GAGATGTTTGATGCCTCGCTGAAGGACAGGGAGCTAAGTTTTAAATCGGCGCCAGGCACCACCATGTTCCTGCATTGGCTTGTGGGAATGGTCTACGTCTTCTACTTTGCTTCCTTCATCCTCCTACTGAGAGAG GTACTGAGGCCTGGAGTGTTGTGGTTTCTACGAAACCTTAACGACCCCGATTTCAACCCGGTGCAGGAGATGATCCACCTGCCCATCTACAGACACATGCGGcggttcatcctctctgtggtGGTGTTCGGCTCAATCGTGCTGCTCATGCTGTGGCTGCCCATCAGACTGATTAAACTGCTGCTGCCCGCCTTCCTCCCATACAACGTCATGCTCTACAG TGACGCCCCGGTCAGTGAGCTGTCTCTGGAGCTGTTGTTACTGCAGGTGGTGTTGCCGGCTCTGTTGGAGCAGGGTCACACCCGCCAGTGGCTCAAAGGCCTGGTCCGAGCCTGGACTGTCAGCGCTGGATATCTGCT AGACCTCCACTCTTACCTTCTGGGGGAGCAGGAGGACAATGATACCAACCAGCcggtaaacaacaacaacaacaacaaccctccTGCtggtcaccataacaacaacaacaacaaccctgccccggctgTAGGGGAGGGGCTGCACGCAGCACATCAGGCCATCCTTCAGCAGGGGGGGCCAGTAGGCTTTCAACCCTACCACCGGCCCCTCCGCTTCCCAGTCAGG ATTGTGCTGCTTATTGCATTCATGTGCATCACTCTGCTGTTGGCCAGTCTGGTGTGCTTGACTCTACCAg TGTTCACCGGGCGCTGGCTGATGTCCTTCTGGACAGGGAACTCCAAGATCCACGAGCTGTACACTGCAGCGTGTGGCCTGTACGTCTGCTGGCTGTCCATCCGTGGGGTCACCGTGTTGCTGGCCTGGATGCCGCAGGGCCGCACTGTGATCATGCTCAAAGTCCAAGAGTGGACACTCATG attCTGAAGACCGTGGTAGTAGCTCTGCTAGTAGCGGGAGTCATCCCACTGCTGCTGGGCCTGCTGTTCGAACTGGTAATTGTGGCTCCACTCAGGGTACCTCTGGATCAGACACCCCTTTTCTATCCCTGgcag GACTGGGCCCTCGGAGTGCTTCATGCCAAAATCATTGCTGCTATTACCCTCATGGGCCCTCAGTGGTGGCTGAAGACTGTCATTGAGCAG GTCTATGCAAACGGCATCCGCAACATTGATCTCCAGTTCATCATCCGTAAACTGGCAGCTCCAGTCATCTCTGTCCTGCTGCTGTCACTGTGTGTGCCCTACGTCATCGCTGCAGGGGTTGTACCTGCCGtag GTACCTGGTTGGTCAGAGGCTTGTCAACTACGAACGCAAAACTGGGAGAGCGAGCTCTGTTCCGCCTTCCAACCCTGTCGCAGAATAGTCGTTTGTGA
- the LOC130130168 gene encoding E3 ubiquitin-protein ligase MARCHF6-like isoform X1, with protein MDAAEEADICRVCRSEGTPDKPLYHPCVCTGSIKFIHQECLVQWLKHSRKEYCELCKHRFAFTPIYSPDMPSRLPIQDICAGLLTSVGTAIRYWFHYTLVAFAWLGVVPLTACRIYKCLFTGSVSSLLTLPLDMLSTENLLADCLQGCFVVTCTLCAFISLVWLREQIVHGGAPQWLEQHQPAPPNAAGQPNEAQGAGQGAADDVPQPAPADPPAQNEAEPEPPDVPPDQGDDPELEEEEGAAADDAEANNGAQDDMNWNALEWDRAAEELTWERMLGLDGSLVFLEHVFWVVSLNTLFILVFAFCPYHLGHFSVVGLGFEEYVQASHFEGLITTIVGYILLAMTLILCHGLAALVRFQRSRRLLGVCYIVVKVSLLVVVEIGVFPLICGWWLDICSLEMFDASLKDRELSFKSAPGTTMFLHWLVGMVYVFYFASFILLLREVLRPGVLWFLRNLNDPDFNPVQEMIHLPIYRHMRRFILSVVVFGSIVLLMLWLPIRLIKLLLPAFLPYNVMLYSDAPVSELSLELLLLQVVLPALLEQGHTRQWLKGLVRAWTVSAGYLLDLHSYLLGEQEDNDTNQPVNNNNNNNPPAGHHNNNNNNPAPAVGEGLHAAHQAILQQGGPVGFQPYHRPLRFPVRIVLLIAFMCITLLLASLVCLTLPVFTGRWLMSFWTGNSKIHELYTAACGLYVCWLSIRGVTVLLAWMPQGRTVIMLKVQEWTLMILKTVVVALLVAGVIPLLLGLLFELVIVAPLRVPLDQTPLFYPWQDWALGVLHAKIIAAITLMGPQWWLKTVIEQVYANGIRNIDLQFIIRKLAAPVISVLLLSLCVPYVIAAGVVPAVGVTPEMEILMQRRIYPFLLMVVSLIGILSFQIRQFKRLYEHIKNDKYLVGQRLVNYERKTGRASSVPPSNPVAE; from the exons ATGGATGCCGCCGAGGAAG CGGATATTTGCCGTGTGTGCCGCTCCGAGGGGACCCCGGACAAGCCCCTCTACCACCCCTGTGTCTGCACAGGCAGCATTAAATTCATCCACCAGGAGTG CTTGGTCCAGTGGCTGAAGCACAGCAGGAAGGAGTATTGTGAATTATGCAAGCACAGATTTGCTTTCACACCAA TTTATTCCCCAGACATGCCCTCCCGTCTGCCCATCCAGGACATTTGTGCTGGTCTGCTGACCAGTGTGGGCACAGCCATACGCTACTGGTTCCATTATACACTGGTGGCTTTTGCATGGCTCGGTGTTGTTCCACTAACAGCAT GTCGCATCTACAAGTGTCTCTTTACCGGCTCTGTGAGCTCGCTCTtgacactgcctctggacatgctctcCAC GGAGAACCTACTAGCAGACTGTCTGCAGGGCTGCTTTGTGGTCACCTGCACCCTGTGTGCGTTTATTAGCCTAGTGTGGCTCAGAGAACAAATTGTCCATGGTGGCGCCCCCCAGTGGCTAGAGCAGCATCAGCCAGCGCCGCCCAATGCTGCCGGACAACCCAATGAG GCACAAGGTGCAGGTCAGGGGGCAGCTGACGACGTGCCACAGCCAGCCCCTGCAGATCCACCAGCCCAGAACGAGGCAGAACCTGAGCCTCCCGATGTCCCGCCGGACCAGGGTGACGACCccgagctggaggaggaggagggtgcagCTGCCGATGACGCAGAGGCCAACAATGGAGCACAAG aTGACATGAACTGGAATGCTTTGGAGTGGGACAGGGCAGCCGAGGAGCTCACCTGGGAGAGG ATGCTCGGCCTGGATGGCTCGCTGGTGTTCTTG gAGCATGTGTTTTGGGTGGTGTCTCTCAACACGCTCTTCATCCTGGTCTTTG cCTTCTGTCCCTACCATCTTGGGCACTTTTCTGTTGTGGGCCTTGGCTTTGAGGAATAT GTTCAGGCCTCCCACTTTGAGGGCCTAATCACAACCATCGTAGGCTACATCCTTCTGGCCATGACTCTCATCCTTTGTCAC GGACTGGCTGCTCTGGTCAGGTTCCAACGCTCGCGGCGTCTCCTGGGAGTTTGCTACATCGTTGTCAAG GTCTCTCTGCTGGTTGTAGTGGAGATTGGAGTCTTTCCACTCATCTGTGGCTGGTGGCTTGACATCTGCTCTTTA GAGATGTTTGATGCCTCGCTGAAGGACAGGGAGCTAAGTTTTAAATCGGCGCCAGGCACCACCATGTTCCTGCATTGGCTTGTGGGAATGGTCTACGTCTTCTACTTTGCTTCCTTCATCCTCCTACTGAGAGAG GTACTGAGGCCTGGAGTGTTGTGGTTTCTACGAAACCTTAACGACCCCGATTTCAACCCGGTGCAGGAGATGATCCACCTGCCCATCTACAGACACATGCGGcggttcatcctctctgtggtGGTGTTCGGCTCAATCGTGCTGCTCATGCTGTGGCTGCCCATCAGACTGATTAAACTGCTGCTGCCCGCCTTCCTCCCATACAACGTCATGCTCTACAG TGACGCCCCGGTCAGTGAGCTGTCTCTGGAGCTGTTGTTACTGCAGGTGGTGTTGCCGGCTCTGTTGGAGCAGGGTCACACCCGCCAGTGGCTCAAAGGCCTGGTCCGAGCCTGGACTGTCAGCGCTGGATATCTGCT AGACCTCCACTCTTACCTTCTGGGGGAGCAGGAGGACAATGATACCAACCAGCcggtaaacaacaacaacaacaacaaccctccTGCtggtcaccataacaacaacaacaacaaccctgccccggctgTAGGGGAGGGGCTGCACGCAGCACATCAGGCCATCCTTCAGCAGGGGGGGCCAGTAGGCTTTCAACCCTACCACCGGCCCCTCCGCTTCCCAGTCAGG ATTGTGCTGCTTATTGCATTCATGTGCATCACTCTGCTGTTGGCCAGTCTGGTGTGCTTGACTCTACCAg TGTTCACCGGGCGCTGGCTGATGTCCTTCTGGACAGGGAACTCCAAGATCCACGAGCTGTACACTGCAGCGTGTGGCCTGTACGTCTGCTGGCTGTCCATCCGTGGGGTCACCGTGTTGCTGGCCTGGATGCCGCAGGGCCGCACTGTGATCATGCTCAAAGTCCAAGAGTGGACACTCATG attCTGAAGACCGTGGTAGTAGCTCTGCTAGTAGCGGGAGTCATCCCACTGCTGCTGGGCCTGCTGTTCGAACTGGTAATTGTGGCTCCACTCAGGGTACCTCTGGATCAGACACCCCTTTTCTATCCCTGgcag GACTGGGCCCTCGGAGTGCTTCATGCCAAAATCATTGCTGCTATTACCCTCATGGGCCCTCAGTGGTGGCTGAAGACTGTCATTGAGCAG GTCTATGCAAACGGCATCCGCAACATTGATCTCCAGTTCATCATCCGTAAACTGGCAGCTCCAGTCATCTCTGTCCTGCTGCTGTCACTGTGTGTGCCCTACGTCATCGCTGCAGGGGTTGTACCTGCCGtag GGGTGACTCCTGAGATGGAGATTCTAATGCAGAGGAGAATCTACCCATTCCTCTTGATGGTGGTCTCTCTCATTGGCATCCTGTCCTTCCAGATCCGACAGTTTAAACGCCTTTACGAACACATAAAAAATGACAA GTACCTGGTTGGTCAGAGGCTTGTCAACTACGAACGCAAAACTGGGAGAGCGAGCTCTGTTCCGCCTTCCAACCCTGTCGCAGAATAG